A DNA window from Danio aesculapii chromosome 1, fDanAes4.1, whole genome shotgun sequence contains the following coding sequences:
- the scpp1 gene encoding secretory calcium-binding phosphoprotein 1 → MKSALLILCLLGAACANPILHKVAMEMIQHASNSSESSSISESSDQSNTSEPSEEKSEENVSDSNSSESLESESDESISKESESHSVESLIGKSETALTADNTQSSKENIRRGWIYTLKWVQPNNNIVQPTSQPHENDIQSTSDASQKSESSESSESQEKFVVNKMQVDNSDDTSESAEHNGVVATEYSNSNSSSSSSSSESTESKDSATDSESRSTECVPGDDSQDCESEEDLPQDIGDDGATDPFNGFLMPDVAEP, encoded by the exons ATGAAATCTGCCCTATTGATTCTCTGTCTGTTGGGAGCAGCCTGTGCTAATCCA ATCTTGCATAAAGTGGCTATGGAGATGATTCAACATGCATCCAACTCT TCGGAAAGCTCTTCAATATCTGAATCTTCAGACCAGAGTAATACCTCAGAACCTTCGGAAGAG AAGTCAGAGGAAAATGTTTCTGACAGCAAT AGCTCTGAATCACTTGAATCTGAATCAGATGAATCG atttcTAAAGAGAGCGAAAGCCATTCCGTGGAAAGTCTG ATTGGAAAAAGCGAGACCGCACTGACAGCAGACAACACTCAAAGCAGTAAAGAGAACATCCGTAGG GGCTGGATATACACCCTCAAATGGGTCCAACCAAACAACAACATTGtgcaaccaaccagccagccacaTGAAAATGACATCCAGTCCACTAGTGACGCATCCCAAAAAAGTGAAAGCAGCGAATCAAGCGAAAGCCAGGAAAAGTTTGTCGTGAACAAAATGCAAGTGGATAACAGTGACGACACCAGCGAAAGCGCTGAACACAACGGTGTTGTTGCTACTGAATACAGCAACAGtaatagcagcagcagcagtagcagCAGTGAAAGCACCGAGTCTAAAGACAGCGCCACGGATAGTGAAAGTCGCTCCACTGAGTGTGTGCCCGGTGATGACAGTCAAGATTGTGAGAGCGAGGAAGACCTTCCTCAGGATATCGGTGATGATGGTGCAACCGACCCTTTCAATGGCTTCTTAATGCCTGATGTCGCTGAGCCCTAG